Genomic DNA from Hordeum vulgare subsp. vulgare chromosome 2H, MorexV3_pseudomolecules_assembly, whole genome shotgun sequence:
GGTTATTCTTGATCTTGTTAATGACATCAGCTAACTGATCAAAACCTTTCCCCGTGTAGTCAGCATGCATGTCAGAATATCTGTGAAATGTTACGACAGTTTAGAACACAGTAAGACAGGCACAGTTAGGGAACAAGAGAGGAGTTCTTAAAACAATGTAAGCTTACTCAGCACCGAAATGTCTCCACTGAAATCCATAAACTGGTCCCAAGTCACCCTCCTCTCTTTGTGATAGACCAATACTAGAAAATATGCCAGGCAGATCAAAGTTTAGGATATTATactgttttatttctgtgcacAGCTCTATCCAAGAGATGTTACCTGTCAAGATACTCCCTTGACGCATTGCCATCCCATATACGAATGTTTTTTTCCTGTAAAACCTGTAAATAAAAATTATGGACAGTGTCATGAAAAGGGAAAAACTATGAACCATCAACGCATTACAGCAATATTGACCTACTATCTAGTCCTGAAATGCAGCTAACCGGACTAAAACTCAAATAGCTAACTACGATACAATCATGTAGAAGCTCAAAAGAGTTGACCCAAACAGCTTAAACACACGAGTTACCTTCAAATATGAAATAAAATGAATAGGCAGTAAAATAACATGCATGTGATCACCTATTTGTATAGGGttggaaaagaataatacttgaCAGACACCAGAAGGGCTTAAATTTATGGAAGGGGATTATTCAGAAAAGGCTAGTCCAAAAATAGTCATTGTACTTGATCACACATCGGCGTAATTACAGCACGAAGCAGGTTCTAAGGTGAACAGCACAATATGCTATGAAGGAGTATCCATAATCAGAAATATGTCAGTGACCACAGGAGTGCATACTCCTCTATGAGGAAGGTTCATTACCTGTCCTTTTACCATCATCCAGCCAAGACACCAACCCCAAAAGTGGCTATTCAACATGTAAACTTAAGGACTGTGCAACTCAATGAAAATAAATATTCAAATACCTTTGCATTCGTTGAGCCACTGATGAACCACAACAGTTCTTCAAGaacaccacgccaaaacaccctcTAGAAAAACCATACAAAAAACAAAAGAATGCATTAAAGATCAAGGTAAAATATTCTACTCTCTGAATATATAAAGCAGGCCACATGggagataatacccaaaacttcctGTTCATGATTCAgaagaagattttttttataCTGGTGTATGAACTAATAGTACCAAATTCAAATTGTGTGATGTCTGACACCCATAGAAAAATACATTTGCATAGCTGGTGATGGATAAGTGCAATTGATAATAGGGATGCAAGTAGCAGCCCACTTACCCTGTGAAACTCTTCAATTAGTGCACTGACTGCAAAATTAATACTAACGAGTACTGGGTTGTGGGATATGTGCCACGCCACTTGTATCCCTAATTGATAATAAATAAGTGTATGATCTAATTGGCATCCAATTTTTGCAATTTACTGGAACATGGGACCTAAGAGTTAGGATGTAAGGATCTCATAGCATGTGAGTGTCTAACATTATACTGgtataaagaaaaaaaaatacttcAGAACCATCTGAGCTTAAGAAACAACAAATACTGATGTCCACTAGCCCAATTAAGAAGGCAGGTATCTTCTCAGGTTCCTAAAGATTAAAAAACACACTAGCCTGATGCAGTTGCTATTTCCTAAACTTGAAAAGGCTGGTGTTTTGATCAATTCACAGTTCATCCATGCTTTCTTTCCGTCAAATAATAAATTACCAAAATAATAGGACCAAAGAACATTGCATTCTGGACTTCTAGTAGCAAGCACACTGACTTCAGTATTGTTATAATTGAAAACTAGAAGTACATATATTCAACAAAGAGCATATGTAATACCTTTGTTGTCAGTAATGGAAAATTCTTCCTCAAGTTAAATCGCATCTGGTAAGAAAGAAACAAATATTAACTTTTTCCATCAAATCAAAAAAGAAATACTGAAAATATTGAGGGACGGTACCTGGCAACCAAATTTTGATATTGTTCCTGTTCCTGTTCTGTCATTTTTCCGAGCACCAGTTCGTAGTATATCTTGAACAAGATTGAGATACTGGTACTCATCATGCTTTTCGAAGATCATTTTTGGTAGAAATGAAAAAATCTGAATTTCAAACTTTTCCTTCTTAGTATCATTGACATTAGGATCattagcttcttctgctgactttCTAACGCGAACAAAGGTCGCGAAAGAATGCCTAATGTTGTTCTCCACAACTGGAGAAGATGAATACCACGGGTGGAAGATCAATGGATCAATAGGAGGAATAAAAGTATCACACTCAATGGTGGACTCTATGTCAGTAAGATGGATGGCTTCACATGCAGATGCATTCAGCGATTCCCTGCAGCAAAATATTGTGGTTGAAGTGATTATGATACCAGATAACTAGGAACAATGTGCATCAAAAAAATATTCCTGCAAAAGCCAATAACTCACCTCAGTACCTGGCCACCCCCTATTAGAAAAGCTTTCTCGATTGTTGAGCTGTAGGGAGCAGATGCTAGTAGTTCTAAGGAAGAATCCAAGCTTCCACAGGTAACAACATTTTCAGCTTTTGCATAATCAGAACTGCCTGAACGAGTCAGAATAACATTCAAGCGACCGGGCAATGGTCTAAACTTAGTGGGTATGCTTTCCCATGTTTTCCTTCCCATTATAACAGCATTTTTCTTTGATGGGTCTGATGTGGCCATTGTGAGGTCCTTAAAAAACTTAAGGTCACTAGGCAGCTTCCATGGCAATGCACCATCCTTCCCAATGCCCATCTCACGGGTAGCAGCAACCACGACTTGATATTTTCTCTGAATATCACAGTGTGAATTGCCATTTGTGACGTCTGCCATCATTCGAGATTGGTGGAAGCAGGAAGACTTCAGTTTGTTGATGGCTTCAAGAGATTTAAGCCTTGGCCAACGAGAAATCGTGGTGGTACGTGTGCTGAAAAATGGTGTGGCCTGAATGTGAGGAAGCAATGTATAAGAACCACTGAGTCAGCACAGAAAGCAGGGGACTGAcacataatttatttatttttgaataGAAAGGGGTTTCCCCCCTGCCCCACTTTTATTAAATGAGGCTGACACATAATATAACTAGACAGCATCCCAGAAGAGTTAAAGAGCTATCGAGCAGATATTAAGAGCCTCTGTACAGTGAACCCCAATGTTTCAGAGCATAATGCAGACAGCAGCCAGAATCTATAACTAGCTCAATTCTCAGAGCACAAGGGGAATGATCAAACTATTTCAGATTGAATAAAACTTGGGGTTGGAGCATCTTGCCTTTTCTTCCAACACAAAAAGAGGGGGCAACAAGCACCGGCAGACAGAAACCAATGAAGCAACCAAATGCAACTACTCTAATTACTCTCCACCGTTTTAATTATGAGAGTACACTACACAAAGCTCTCTTGTGGAAAGAAATATGAAACTACGCTTTCTGTCAGAAACTGTTTCAGAAGAAGCGAAAAGCTTACAGAACCATGCCAGAGAGAGGTAAAGGTAATGGCAGGTAATACAGATGGTGTACTTAACGATGGTGTAAAGATTGGAGATGCCGGCTCCTCTGCTGAGTAGCTTTGACGATGATAACATCTGTGCAGGAACTATACCAATGAAAAATGGCACGGCTGTtggtgtcaaaacaattcaggtaAATCTAACAACTGaggcatggggggggggggggggggggggacaaagAGAACTATAGCATGCTCAACTGTTGTTTTGATGATGAAGCTAAATCAAGATAAAACCGCCCTTTATGCCGACAATCCTAACTGCCCAATCGACTGGTTCGTCGCGTCAGAGCACCTGGTATTGGTATAATATAATATTCCTAAAGTCCTGAAGAACGGAGACGCGGATCAAACAGCACCCGCGGCGTCGCTACCACCTCCAACAAATCCGGCGGATCTACCAAGGATTTGGCTGGTTATTACGCCGAGATTTGCGAGGAGAGAAGCGCAACGCGGGGGCGGGAGCAGAAGTTGAGACGCGTACGTACCCAGGCAGCCCCCGCGGCGGCCGTCGGTGGCTGCTGCGACGGCTCCCCCGGCGCCGCGCGCGCGCGCTCGCCGCCGTGGGTCGTCGGTGAGGAGCAGGAGTCGGCGGCGGGAGGCGTCGGCTGTGGTTCGCGTTTTCGGGCGGAGGCGGCGGGAAATCAGCCCGCGCAAACCCTAGCAAAGCGGCTGAAAACGCACTCCGTGTCCGAGGGCCGCGGGCCCACCTGTAAGCACCCGGCCTGTCAGGACAtcggacccactcgtcagtcgCGGCCCCGCCTGTAAGCACCCGGCCTGTCAGGACAtcggacccactcgtcagtcgCGGCCCCACCTGTAAGCACCGGGCCTTTCAGGACAtcggacccactcgtcagtcgAGGCCCCGCCTGTAAGCACCCGGCCTGTCAGGACATCGGGCCCACTCGTCAGCCGCGGCCCCACCTGTAAGCACCCGGCCTGTCAGGACATCGGACCCACTCGTCAGCCGCGGCCCGCGGGCCCTGGAAGTTCCTGAAAAGGCAGCCAACCGAGCCGAGCCGAGCCACTGGCCGCTGGCGATTGCGTGCTGTGCTGAGGAGAAGCCGGCGTCGCGTTCGAGTGGGAGTAGGATAAGCGCCGGATTTGCTCCCTCGGCTTGGGGATTTTGGTTTCCGGCGAGGGCTCGAGCGGATCGAGAGCGCGGTCGGCCGCGATGAACTGCGAGACCTGCCATCTCAACGAACTGGTCAGATCCGATCCCCCGCCCCTCGCTCGCCTTCccccctccctgattttttcgtgCGTTTCTAAAGATTCGAGTCTCGTTGGTTGGTTGCAGGAGCTGGAGCCGCTGGAGATCAAGGACGTGCTGCGATGTAAGCTCTCGACTCCCTTTTTCATGGCCGCGCTCTGTATCTCCGTCTTTTTTCTTTTCCCCTTACCTATTGTATAGCATGGTGGAAAAAATCCACTCTTTTTAGCCAAAATCTACTGTTTTGATACCAGAGTCGTTTAATTTACTGGTGCATCGTTGCCCCGGTTATTTATGCCTGAATCTGATTAGTTGCAACCAGTGTATTGATGTGTCGGAGATCGATTCTTCAGCTACTTATTTCATGTTGACACTTGCACTTCTGTGAACCTTTATTAAGCAATAAGCATCTGCATTCCTGCAACTATATATATAACTTCTGTGCTACGTATTCTTCAAACGGACAAATCATATCAAACATGTCTGCAGTTAGTTTTTGTGGGCCTCCTTATTGTGCTCCTAATGATATCATGTA
This window encodes:
- the LOC123428176 gene encoding putative bifunctional dihydrofolate reductase-thymidylate synthase isoform X2, which encodes MMADVTNGNSHCDIQRKYQVVVAATREMGIGKDGALPWKLPSDLKFFKDLTMATSDPSKKNAVIMGRKTWESIPTKFRPLPGRLNVILTRSGSSDYAKAENVVTCGSLDSSLELLASAPYSSTIEKAFLIGGGQVLRESLNASACEAIHLTDIESTIECDTFIPPIDPLIFHPWYSSSPVVENNIRHSFATFVRVRKSAEEANDPNVNDTKKEKFEIQIFSFLPKMIFEKHDEYQYLNLVQDILRTGARKNDRTGTGTISKFGCQMRFNLRKNFPLLTTKRVFWRGVLEELLWFISGSTNAKVLQEKNIRIWDGNASREYLDSIGLSQREEGDLGPVYGFQWRHFGAEYSDMHADYTGKGFDQLADVINKIKNNPDDRRIILSAWNPTDLKKMALPPCHMFAQFYVENGELSCQMYQRSADMGLGVPFNIASYSLLTCMIAQVCDLSPGEFVHVIGDAHVYSTHVQALEEQLQKQPKPFPILKINPLKKDIDSFVASDFKLACYDPHQKIEMKMAV
- the LOC123428176 gene encoding putative bifunctional dihydrofolate reductase-thymidylate synthase isoform X1, with protein sequence MLSSSKLLSRGAGISNLYTIATPFFSTRTTTISRWPRLKSLEAINKLKSSCFHQSRMMADVTNGNSHCDIQRKYQVVVAATREMGIGKDGALPWKLPSDLKFFKDLTMATSDPSKKNAVIMGRKTWESIPTKFRPLPGRLNVILTRSGSSDYAKAENVVTCGSLDSSLELLASAPYSSTIEKAFLIGGGQVLRESLNASACEAIHLTDIESTIECDTFIPPIDPLIFHPWYSSSPVVENNIRHSFATFVRVRKSAEEANDPNVNDTKKEKFEIQIFSFLPKMIFEKHDEYQYLNLVQDILRTGARKNDRTGTGTISKFGCQMRFNLRKNFPLLTTKRVFWRGVLEELLWFISGSTNAKVLQEKNIRIWDGNASREYLDSIGLSQREEGDLGPVYGFQWRHFGAEYSDMHADYTGKGFDQLADVINKIKNNPDDRRIILSAWNPTDLKKMALPPCHMFAQFYVENGELSCQMYQRSADMGLGVPFNIASYSLLTCMIAQVCDLSPGEFVHVIGDAHVYSTHVQALEEQLQKQPKPFPILKINPLKKDIDSFVASDFKLACYDPHQKIEMKMAV